In Acinonyx jubatus isolate Ajub_Pintada_27869175 chromosome A3, VMU_Ajub_asm_v1.0, whole genome shotgun sequence, a genomic segment contains:
- the LYG2 gene encoding lysozyme g-like protein 2, with the protein MLSSILFWGLVALIGTSRGSYPFTQSMSPHLHPRLYHGCYGDIMTMETSGASCDITRLINCGIRGSEMFAEMDLRALKPYQILIKEVGLRHCVDPALIAAIISRESHGGAVLQDGWDHRGLRFGLMQLDKKIHHPVGTWDSKEHLLQAVGILTDKIKAIQKKFPTWSVAQHLKGGLSAFKSGIDAIATPVDIDNDFVNDLLARAKFYKRHGF; encoded by the exons ATGCTATCCTCTATCCTGTTTTGGGGACTTGTTGCTCTCATTG GCACTTCTAGGGGCTCATACCCTTTCACTCAGTCAATGAGCCCTCACCTGCATCCCCGCCTGTACCACGGCTGCTACGGTGATATCATGACCATGGAGACCTCTGGTGCTTCTTGTGATATAACCAGGTTGATTAACTGTG GGATCCGTGGTTCTGAAATGTTTGCTGAGATGGATTTGAGGGCCTTAAAGCCTTACCAGATTCTGATCAAAGAAGTTGGGCTCAGGCATTGTGTGGACCCTGCTCTCATTGCAGCCATCATCTCCAGAGAAAGCCATGGTGGAGCAGTCCTGCAAGATGGCTGGGACCACAGAGGACTTAGATTTGGCTTGATGCAG CTTGATAAAAAAATTCATCACCCTGTTGGTACCTGGGACAGCAAAGAACACCTTTTGCAGGCTGTTGGGATTCTAACAGACAAAATAAAGGCAATCCAGAAAAAGTTCCCCACGTGGAGTGTGGCTCAACACCTCAAAG GTGGTCTCTCGGCCTTTAAGTCAGGAATCGATGCTATTGCAACCCCAGTGGACATAGACAATGACTTTGTCAATGATCTTCTCGCCCGAGCTAAATTCTATAAAAGACATGGCTTCTAG